The following proteins are co-located in the Takifugu rubripes unplaced genomic scaffold, fTakRub1.2, whole genome shotgun sequence genome:
- the LOC101067015 gene encoding E3 ubiquitin-protein ligase HACE1 isoform X1 yields the protein MMERAMEQLNVQLSRLTRSLRRARTIELPEDNETAVYTLMPMVMADQHRVHLLHSLRSVSELLLNSKFDVNYAFGRVKRSLLHIAANCGSVECLVLLLKRGANPNYQDISGCTPLHLAARNGQKKCMGRLLEYNADVNICNNEGLTAIHWLAVNGRTELLHDLVQHVSNVDVEDAMGQTALHVACQNGHKTTVLCLLDSGADINRPNVSGATPLYFACSHGQRDTAQILLSRGAKYVADKNGITPLDLCVQGGYGETCEILIQHHGRLFLTLIQMTQNDDIKENMLRQVLEHVSQQSHSHYQRILMGLAEVATTNGHKLLSLSSSYEAQMKSLLRIVRIFCHVFHLGPSPPNSGNDMGYNGNKTARNQVFKPLELLWHSLDEWLVLISTELDRNKQSPSSTSLPCSSSSEIASLLLKQREVDQSGSAGKLPLLLDHQIVMETEAYADVEDVISMTANRLSAVIQAFYMCCSCQMPQGMTSPWFIEFVCRHDEVLKCFVTRNPKIIFNHFHFLLECPELMSRFMHIIKGQPFKDRCEWFYEHLLASQPDSDMVHRPVNENDILLIHRESIFRSSCDMVSKSTNEKLKQGIAVRFHGEEGMGQGVVREWFDILSNEIINPDYALFTQSADGTTFQPNSNSSVNPDHLNYFRFAGQILGLALYHRQLVNIYFTRSFYKHILGIPVNYQDVSSIDPEYAKNLQWILDNDISDLGLELTFSVETDVFGAMEEVPLKPGGTSILVTQDNKAEYVQLVTELRMTRAIQPQINAFLQGFHTFIPASLIQLFDEYELELLLSGMPEIDVEDWCRNTEYTSGFGPQEPVVQWFWEVVKSLTQEECVLLLQFVTGSSRVPHGGFAYLMGGSGLQKFTVAAVPYIANLLPTSSTCINMLKLPEYPSLEVLKDRLLVALHCGSYGYTMA from the exons ATGATGGAACGAGCGATGGAGCAGCTCAACGTGCAGCTCAGCCGCCTGACCCGCTCCCTCCGCCGGGCCAGGACCATAGAACTCCCGGAAG ACAATGAGACAGCCGTGTACACCCTGATGCCCATGGTGATGGCTGACCAGCACAG GGTCCATCTGCTTCATTCTTTGAGGTCGGTGTCGGAGCTGTTGCTCAACTCCAAGTTTGATGTGAACTATGCCTTCGGACGGGTGAAGAGAAGCCTGCTGCACATCGCTGCCAA CTGCGGCTCGGTGGAGtgtctggtgctgctgctgaagagagGAGCCAACCCGAACTACCAGGACATTTCTGGCTGCACCCCCCTGCACCTCGCCGCCCGAAATGG ACAGAAAAAGTGCATGGGCAGACTCCTGGAGTACAACGCTGATGTCAACATCTGTAACAACGAGGGACTGACTGCG ATTCACTGGCTGGCTGTGAACGGGCGGACGGAGCTCCTCCATGATCTGGTCCAGCACGTGTCCAATGTGGACGTGGAGGACGCCATGGGACAGACGGCGCTGCACGTCGCCTGCCAGAACGGTCACAAAACC ACGGTGTTGTGTCTCCTGGACAGTGGAGCCGACATCAACCGCCCCAACGTCTCAGGAGCCACGCCTCTTTACTTCGCCTGCAG CCATGGACAGCGAGACACCGCGCAGATCCTTTTGTCCCGTGGGGCCAAATATGTGGCTGACAAGAATGGAATCACTCCTCTGGATTTGTGCGTCCAG GGCGGGTACGGAGAGACCTGCGAGATCCTCATCCAGCATCACGGCAGGCTGTTCCTGACACTCATCCAGATGACGCAGAACGACGACATCAAGGAGAACATG CTCAGGCAGGTTCTGGAGCACGTTTCCCAGCAGAGCCACAGCCATTATCAGAGGATCCTGATGGGCCTGGCTGAGGTGGCAACGACCAATGGACACAAGCTTCTCAG CCTGTCCAGCAGTTACGAGGCCCAGATGAAGAGTCTGCTGAGAATTGTTCGTATCTTCTGCCACGTCTTCCACCTCGGACCCTCTCCCCCCAACAGTGGCAACGACATGGGCTACAACGGCAACAAGACGGCTCGCAACCAGGTCTTTAAG cccctggagctgctgtggcaCTCCCTAGATGAGTGGCTGGTGCTCATCTCCACAGAGCTGGACAGGAACAAGCAGAGCCCGTCTTCTACCtccctgccctgctcctccagcagtgAGAtagcctctctgctcctcaaACAGAGAGAAGTGGACCAGTCCGGCTCGGCAGGGAAACTCCCCCTTTTACTGGACCACCAGATCGTCATGGAGACGGAGGCGTACGCCGATGTGGAAGACGTGATCTCAATGACAGCCAATCGTCTCAGCGCTGTGATCCAGGCCTTCTACATGTGCTGCTCCTGTCAGATGCCACAAGG GATGACGTCTCCCTGGTTCATCGAGTTCGTCTGCAGGCACGACGAGGTGCTCAAGTGTTTCGTAACCAG GAACCCAAAGATCATCTTCAACCACTTTCACTTCCTCCTGGAGTGTCCAGAGTTGATGTCCCGCTTCATGCATATCATTAAAGGCCAG ccCTTCAAGGATCGCTGTGAATGGTTCTACGAGCATCTGCTGGCCAGCCAGCCGGACTCTGACATGGTTCACCGTCCGGTCAATGAGAACGACATCCTGCTCATCCACAGAG AGTCCATAttcaggagcagctgtgacaTGGTCTCCAAATCCACCAATGAGAAACTCAAACAGGGCATCGCTGTCCGCTTCCATGGCGAGGAGGGAATG GGCCAGGGCGTCGTGCGGGAATGGTTCGATATCCTCTCCAACGAGATCATCAATCCAGACTATGCTCTCTTCACCCAGTCAGCTGATG GGACCACCTTCCAGCCCAACAGTAACTCCTCGGTGAACCCAGATCACCTGAATTACTTCAGGTTCGCGGGTCAGATCCTGGGTCTGGCGCTCTACCACCGACAGCTGGTCAACATCTACTTCACCCGCTCCTTCTACAAGCACATCCTGG GGATCCCTGTCAACTATCAGGATGTGTCGTCCATTGACCCAGAATATGCCAAGAACCTGCAGTGGATCTTGGACAACGACATCAGTGATCTGGGTCTGGAGCTCACCTTCTCTGTGGAGACAGATGTGTTTGGGGCTATGGAGGAAGTTCCCCTCAAACCTGGAGGCACCAGCATCCTGGTTACCCAGGACAACAAG gctgAATACGTCCAGCTGGTGACGGAGCTGAGGATGACGCGAGCCATCCAGCCTCAGATCAATGCGTTCCTGCAGGGATTTCACACGTTCATTCCCGCCTCCCTCATCCAGCTTTTTGACGAATATGAattg gagctCCTCCTGTCAGGGATGCCAGAGATCGATGTCGAGGACTGGTGCAGGAACACTGAGTACACCAGTGGGTTCGGCCCTCAGGAGCCAGTGGTCCAG TGGTTCTGGGAGGTGGTGAagagcctgacccaggaggaATGTGTCCTTCTGCTCCAGTTTGTCACGGGCAG TTCCAGGGTTCCTCACGGTGGCTTTGCCTACCTGATGGGTGGCAGCGGGTTACAGAAGTTCACGGTTGCTGCTGTGCCATACATCGCCAACCTCCTGCCTACCTCCAGCACCTG caTCAACATGCTGAAACTCCCAGAATACCCAAGTTTGGAGGTCCTGAAGGACCGGCTGCTGGTAGCGCTGCACTGTGGGAGCTATGGCTACACCATGGCCTAA
- the LOC101067015 gene encoding E3 ubiquitin-protein ligase HACE1 isoform X2 gives MMERAMEQLNVQLSRLTRSLRRARTIELPEDNETAVYTLMPMVMADQHRSVSELLLNSKFDVNYAFGRVKRSLLHIAANCGSVECLVLLLKRGANPNYQDISGCTPLHLAARNGQKKCMGRLLEYNADVNICNNEGLTAIHWLAVNGRTELLHDLVQHVSNVDVEDAMGQTALHVACQNGHKTTVLCLLDSGADINRPNVSGATPLYFACSHGQRDTAQILLSRGAKYVADKNGITPLDLCVQGGYGETCEILIQHHGRLFLTLIQMTQNDDIKENMLRQVLEHVSQQSHSHYQRILMGLAEVATTNGHKLLSLSSSYEAQMKSLLRIVRIFCHVFHLGPSPPNSGNDMGYNGNKTARNQVFKPLELLWHSLDEWLVLISTELDRNKQSPSSTSLPCSSSSEIASLLLKQREVDQSGSAGKLPLLLDHQIVMETEAYADVEDVISMTANRLSAVIQAFYMCCSCQMPQGMTSPWFIEFVCRHDEVLKCFVTRNPKIIFNHFHFLLECPELMSRFMHIIKGQPFKDRCEWFYEHLLASQPDSDMVHRPVNENDILLIHRESIFRSSCDMVSKSTNEKLKQGIAVRFHGEEGMGQGVVREWFDILSNEIINPDYALFTQSADGTTFQPNSNSSVNPDHLNYFRFAGQILGLALYHRQLVNIYFTRSFYKHILGIPVNYQDVSSIDPEYAKNLQWILDNDISDLGLELTFSVETDVFGAMEEVPLKPGGTSILVTQDNKAEYVQLVTELRMTRAIQPQINAFLQGFHTFIPASLIQLFDEYELELLLSGMPEIDVEDWCRNTEYTSGFGPQEPVVQWFWEVVKSLTQEECVLLLQFVTGSSRVPHGGFAYLMGGSGLQKFTVAAVPYIANLLPTSSTCINMLKLPEYPSLEVLKDRLLVALHCGSYGYTMA, from the exons ATGATGGAACGAGCGATGGAGCAGCTCAACGTGCAGCTCAGCCGCCTGACCCGCTCCCTCCGCCGGGCCAGGACCATAGAACTCCCGGAAG ACAATGAGACAGCCGTGTACACCCTGATGCCCATGGTGATGGCTGACCAGCACAG GTCGGTGTCGGAGCTGTTGCTCAACTCCAAGTTTGATGTGAACTATGCCTTCGGACGGGTGAAGAGAAGCCTGCTGCACATCGCTGCCAA CTGCGGCTCGGTGGAGtgtctggtgctgctgctgaagagagGAGCCAACCCGAACTACCAGGACATTTCTGGCTGCACCCCCCTGCACCTCGCCGCCCGAAATGG ACAGAAAAAGTGCATGGGCAGACTCCTGGAGTACAACGCTGATGTCAACATCTGTAACAACGAGGGACTGACTGCG ATTCACTGGCTGGCTGTGAACGGGCGGACGGAGCTCCTCCATGATCTGGTCCAGCACGTGTCCAATGTGGACGTGGAGGACGCCATGGGACAGACGGCGCTGCACGTCGCCTGCCAGAACGGTCACAAAACC ACGGTGTTGTGTCTCCTGGACAGTGGAGCCGACATCAACCGCCCCAACGTCTCAGGAGCCACGCCTCTTTACTTCGCCTGCAG CCATGGACAGCGAGACACCGCGCAGATCCTTTTGTCCCGTGGGGCCAAATATGTGGCTGACAAGAATGGAATCACTCCTCTGGATTTGTGCGTCCAG GGCGGGTACGGAGAGACCTGCGAGATCCTCATCCAGCATCACGGCAGGCTGTTCCTGACACTCATCCAGATGACGCAGAACGACGACATCAAGGAGAACATG CTCAGGCAGGTTCTGGAGCACGTTTCCCAGCAGAGCCACAGCCATTATCAGAGGATCCTGATGGGCCTGGCTGAGGTGGCAACGACCAATGGACACAAGCTTCTCAG CCTGTCCAGCAGTTACGAGGCCCAGATGAAGAGTCTGCTGAGAATTGTTCGTATCTTCTGCCACGTCTTCCACCTCGGACCCTCTCCCCCCAACAGTGGCAACGACATGGGCTACAACGGCAACAAGACGGCTCGCAACCAGGTCTTTAAG cccctggagctgctgtggcaCTCCCTAGATGAGTGGCTGGTGCTCATCTCCACAGAGCTGGACAGGAACAAGCAGAGCCCGTCTTCTACCtccctgccctgctcctccagcagtgAGAtagcctctctgctcctcaaACAGAGAGAAGTGGACCAGTCCGGCTCGGCAGGGAAACTCCCCCTTTTACTGGACCACCAGATCGTCATGGAGACGGAGGCGTACGCCGATGTGGAAGACGTGATCTCAATGACAGCCAATCGTCTCAGCGCTGTGATCCAGGCCTTCTACATGTGCTGCTCCTGTCAGATGCCACAAGG GATGACGTCTCCCTGGTTCATCGAGTTCGTCTGCAGGCACGACGAGGTGCTCAAGTGTTTCGTAACCAG GAACCCAAAGATCATCTTCAACCACTTTCACTTCCTCCTGGAGTGTCCAGAGTTGATGTCCCGCTTCATGCATATCATTAAAGGCCAG ccCTTCAAGGATCGCTGTGAATGGTTCTACGAGCATCTGCTGGCCAGCCAGCCGGACTCTGACATGGTTCACCGTCCGGTCAATGAGAACGACATCCTGCTCATCCACAGAG AGTCCATAttcaggagcagctgtgacaTGGTCTCCAAATCCACCAATGAGAAACTCAAACAGGGCATCGCTGTCCGCTTCCATGGCGAGGAGGGAATG GGCCAGGGCGTCGTGCGGGAATGGTTCGATATCCTCTCCAACGAGATCATCAATCCAGACTATGCTCTCTTCACCCAGTCAGCTGATG GGACCACCTTCCAGCCCAACAGTAACTCCTCGGTGAACCCAGATCACCTGAATTACTTCAGGTTCGCGGGTCAGATCCTGGGTCTGGCGCTCTACCACCGACAGCTGGTCAACATCTACTTCACCCGCTCCTTCTACAAGCACATCCTGG GGATCCCTGTCAACTATCAGGATGTGTCGTCCATTGACCCAGAATATGCCAAGAACCTGCAGTGGATCTTGGACAACGACATCAGTGATCTGGGTCTGGAGCTCACCTTCTCTGTGGAGACAGATGTGTTTGGGGCTATGGAGGAAGTTCCCCTCAAACCTGGAGGCACCAGCATCCTGGTTACCCAGGACAACAAG gctgAATACGTCCAGCTGGTGACGGAGCTGAGGATGACGCGAGCCATCCAGCCTCAGATCAATGCGTTCCTGCAGGGATTTCACACGTTCATTCCCGCCTCCCTCATCCAGCTTTTTGACGAATATGAattg gagctCCTCCTGTCAGGGATGCCAGAGATCGATGTCGAGGACTGGTGCAGGAACACTGAGTACACCAGTGGGTTCGGCCCTCAGGAGCCAGTGGTCCAG TGGTTCTGGGAGGTGGTGAagagcctgacccaggaggaATGTGTCCTTCTGCTCCAGTTTGTCACGGGCAG TTCCAGGGTTCCTCACGGTGGCTTTGCCTACCTGATGGGTGGCAGCGGGTTACAGAAGTTCACGGTTGCTGCTGTGCCATACATCGCCAACCTCCTGCCTACCTCCAGCACCTG caTCAACATGCTGAAACTCCCAGAATACCCAAGTTTGGAGGTCCTGAAGGACCGGCTGCTGGTAGCGCTGCACTGTGGGAGCTATGGCTACACCATGGCCTAA